One Rosa chinensis cultivar Old Blush chromosome 5, RchiOBHm-V2, whole genome shotgun sequence genomic region harbors:
- the LOC112165023 gene encoding scarecrow-like protein 14: MDPRFSKFPNFNDQTLLPDMLNEYPSSDPFEDLSFSDPNRSNSSLSSSFSAEGDDCEFSDCVLKYINQVLMEEDMESKPCMFHDPLALQATEESLYEVIGGGKYPISQDQNPLCVDQNVESPDGGYSSGSFSDSSSSPGPSVNSCPVTAQFVETSSSILEIPIPENFVFQSPSRAGSQLSSKELLVQFNLGAEEGRKFLPRGQLISVEGNKMYAVVNKKAGDAVVTTQKNGSEQFHVGSRGKKNHQREDIDLEDGRSNKQPAVYMDDEEGELSDIFDKVLLCKPLEGKDDEASQNGANNGLQQDVQSVGIGNGKGRGKIHGNKKEVIDLRALLILCAQAVSVDDRETASELLKQIMQHSSPFGDCAQRLAHCFANALGARLAGTGTQIYTALSTKRMSAADMLKYYQAYMTACPLNKMSLIFANDMILKAAEKAETLHIIDFGILYGFQWPALIHCLSRRPGGPPKLRITGVELPLSGFRPKERVQETGHRLAKYCRRFNVPFEYYAIAKKWDTVQFDDLKVQRNEVLAVNCVCRFKNLLDETVVVNNPRDTVLKLIRKLNPDIFVHSVVNGSYHAPFFVARFREALFHFSAFFDMFDNNLPREDQMRLGFEKEFIGREVLNIVACEGSERIVRPETYKQWQVRNMRAGFRQLPLDREVMNKIKDKVKMGYSPDFVVDEDGRWMLLGWKGRIMFGSACWAPSRT, translated from the coding sequence GTGCTCAAGTACATAAACCAGGTGCTTATGGAGGAGGACATGGAGTCAAAGCCATGTATGTTCCATGACCCTTTGGCTCTTCAAGCCACTGAGGAGTCTCTTTATGAGGTTATTGGGGGAGGCAAGTACCCAATTTCCCAAGACCAAAACCCTCTTTGTGTTGATCAAAATGTTGAGAGCCCAGATGGTGGTTATTCTTCTGGAAGTTTCAGTGATTCCAGCTCTAGTCCTGGTCCTTCCGTTAACTCTTGCCCAGTCACTGCCCAGTTTGTAGAGACTAGCAGCTCTATATTGGAAATCCCTATTCCTGAAAACTTTGTTTTCCAGTCCCCTTCCAGGGCTGGGTCTCAATTGTCGTCGAAGGAATTGTTAGTGCAGTTTAACCTAGGGGCAGAGGAGGGAAGGAAGTTTCTTCCTAGAGGTCAATTGATTAGTGTGGAGGGCAACAAGATGTATGCTGTGGTGAATAAAAAGGCTGGAGATGCGGTAGTAACAACGCAGAAGAATGGGAGTGAGCAATTTCATGTTGGTTCAAGAGGAAAAAAGAATCATCAAAGGGAAGATATAGATTTGGAGGATGGGAGGAGTAACAAGCAACCAGCAGTTTATATGGACGATGAGGAGGGAGAGCTGTCTGATATTTTTGACAAGGTGTTGCTCTGTAAGCCTTTGGAGGGTAAAGACGATGAAGCCAGTCAGAATGGGGCAAACAATGGCCTGCAGCAGGATGTGCAATCTGTTGGAATTGGTAATGGGAAGGGTCGCGGCAAGATTCACGGCAACAAGAAGGAAGTGATAGATTTGAGGGCTCTTCTGATTTTATGTGCACAAGCTGTTTCTGTTGATGATCGCGAGACTGCTAGTGAGCTACTAAAGCAGATTATGCAGCACTCTTCCCCATTTGGTGATTGTGCTCAGAGGTTGGCTCATTGCTTTGCAAATGCTCTTGGAGCGAGGTTGGCTGGCACTGGAACTCAAATATATACTGCTTTATCTACTAAACGAATGTCAGCTGCTGATATGCTGAAGTATTACCAAGCTTATATGACAGCCTGCCCGTTGAATAAGATGTCCTTGATCTTTGCAAACGATATGATTTTAAAAGCTGCTGAGAAAGCAGAAACACTACATATAATAGATTTTGGTATCCTTTATGGTTTTCAATGGCCTGCTCTCATTCATTGCCTCTCAAGAAGACCTGGTGGACCTCCCAAATTACGTATTACAGGGGTAGAGCTTCCCTTAAGTGGTTTTCGACCAAAAGAAAGAGTCCAAGAGACGGGGCATCGCTTGGCAAAGTATTGTAGGCGATTTAATGTTCCTTTTGAGTACTATGCCATAGCCAAAAAATGGGATACTGTCCAATTTGATGACCTCAAAGTTCAAAGAAATGAGGTGCTTGCTGTTAATTGTGTCTGCCGGTTTAAGAACCTCCTTGATGAGACAGTTGTGGTAAACAATCCAAGGGATACTGTTCTAAAATTAATTAGGAAGTTGAATCCTGATATCTTTGTCCACAGTGTTGTTAATGGATCCTATCATGCACCCTTCTTTGTTGCACGCTTCCGAGAGGCACTATTCCACTTCTCTGCATTTTTTGATATGTTTGATAACAATTTGCCTCGTGAAGATCAGATGAGATTGGGGTTTGAGAAAGAGTTTATTGGGCGTGAAGTTCTGAATATAGTAGCTTGTGAGGGCTCAGAAAGAATTGTGAGGCCAGAAACATATAAGCAGTGGCAGGTTCGGAACATGAGGGCTGGGTTCAGACAGCTGCCATTGGACCGTGAAGTCATGAACAAAATAAAGGATAAAGTAAAAATGGGGTACAGCCCTGATTTTGTGGTTGATGAAGATGGCCGCTGGATGCTGCTGGGATGGAAGGGCAGAATTATGTTTGGTTCTGCCTGTTGGGCACCGTCTAGGACTTGA